In the genome of Synechococcus sp. CB0101, the window CCTCGAACTGCCAAGCGGTGCCCACGAAGAGGAACTGGCCCAGCTGGTGCACAACGCCCGCGCCAATCGCCGCACAGCCGCCTGATCGGCAGCGGCTACGCAGCCATCCATCCGCTCAGCTCCAGCAGTGCCACCTCCCAGGCCAAACGGGGCTGCACAAACGAGCGCAGCTGGCGCCGCAGCAGCTCAATGCGTTGCTGTTGAGCGGGCTGATGGCTGAGTCGCCATAGGTGCAGCTGCCACCAGTCGAGCAGCCACAGCTGCTGCTCCACATCGAGCGCCTCGCAGAGATCACGGGCCAGGCTGAGCGCCTCCACCGGGCTGGTGGGCTTGGAGGCACCAGCGGATGCCCCACCCACCAAGGCCGCACAACGCTGCGCCAGCCCCTCCGGCAGCGCCTCCCAGTGCTGACGCTGCTCCAGCAGCGCCCCCGGCGAGCCCGCAGCCAGCTCCACCAGCTCCGGTGGATCCGAGCTGGTGGGCTGCGCCGCCTGGGCCGCCAACACCTGCTGCAGCTGCTCCGGCGCCAACCGGGCAAAGGGAATGGCCTGGCAGCGGGAGCGGATCGTGCTGAGCAGGCGATCAGGAGCCGCCGTCAGCAGGATCAGCAGCCCATCACCAGGCTCCTCCAGGGTTTTGAGCAACGCATTAGCGGCGCCCTCCGCCATGGCCTCCACCGCTTCAATCACCACCAGGCAGCGGTTGGCTTCCACCGGCCGGCGCC includes:
- a CDS encoding DNA polymerase III subunit delta', giving the protein MAELFDGLVGQHQATTLLLAALERQRLAPAYLFCGPDGVGRSIAARRFLEGVIAGPAGSASVRRRLQEGNHPDLLWVEPTYSEKGQLVPASKAAEAGVSRKAPPQLRLEQVRAVSQFLGRRPVEANRCLVVIEAVEAMAEGAANALLKTLEEPGDGLLILLTAAPDRLLSTIRSRCQAIPFARLAPEQLQQVLAAQAAQPTSSDPPELVELAAGSPGALLEQRQHWEALPEGLAQRCAALVGGASAGASKPTSPVEALSLARDLCEALDVEQQLWLLDWWQLHLWRLSHQPAQQQRIELLRRQLRSFVQPRLAWEVALLELSGWMAA